One genomic segment of Salvia miltiorrhiza cultivar Shanhuang (shh) unplaced genomic scaffold, IMPLAD_Smil_shh original_scaffold_327, whole genome shotgun sequence includes these proteins:
- the LOC131004159 gene encoding AAA-ATPase At2g18193-like, which translates to MYPLWEMRSVAGNVFSAYASVATSVMLLRSLANDIVPEPVKSFFHAAFSRFFKHLVDRFFARQPTQMTMVVDEQTGITRNQIYDAAEVYLRTRINPDAERLKVNKSPKQKSITLSMVKDQAVDDCFKGIDLRWQFVLVEADGQHGGFRPERRWFELTFEKSKKQIVVDEYLPFLLSKAQEIRDDDRAVKLFTRDCPFDCDDDDGGNGGGGYWGCVNLDHPATFEKLAMDPNLKRAVIEDLDRFVRRKDYYKKVGKAWKRGYLLYGPPGTGKSSLVAAMANYLKFNVYDLELSNLYSNSELRRMLLCTNNKSIIVIEDIDCSVQLHDRDREMESDAADEQSNTKLTLSGLLNFIDGLWSTCGDERIVIFTTNHKEKLDPALLRPGRMDMHIHMGYCTPEGFEVLALNYLGIHHHPTMFPLIKDMIRQFEVTPAEIAEHLMRHEDVDLALQGVLDLLHQKKPPKNDELFLHTDAIARDNKIGGDAVKDKGKKGNFWKSVIKFPRQLGN; encoded by the exons ATGTATCCTCTATGGGAAATGCGGTCGGTGGCGGGGAACGTGTTCTCGGCCTACGCGTCGGTGGCCACGTCGGTGATGCTGCTCCGATCGCTGGCAAACGACATCGTTCCGGAGCCGGTGAAGTCCTTCTTCCACGCGGCCTTCAGTCGTTTCTTCAAACACCTGGTGGACAGATTCTTCGCGAGGCAGCCGACGCAGATGACGATGGTGGTGGACGAGCAGACCGGCATCACGCGCAACCAAATCTACGACGCCGCCGAGGTCTACCTCCGCACCCGAATCAACCCCGACGCCGAGCGCCTCAAGGTCAACAAGTCGCCCAAGCAGAAGAGCATCACGCTCAGCATGGTCAAGGACCAGGCCGTCGACGATTGCTTCAAAGGCATCGATCTCAGATGGCAGTTCGTGCTCGTCGAGGCCGACGGCCAGCACGGCGGTTTCCGCCCGGAGAGGCGGTGGTTCGAGCTCACCTTCGAGAAATCGAAGAAGCAGATCGTCGTCGACGAGTACCTGCCTTTCCTGCTCTCTAAAGCGCAGGAGATCAGAGACGACGACAGGGCGGTGAAGCTCTTCACTAGGGATTGCCCCTTCGACTGCGACGACGACGACGGCggcaacggcggcggcggctacTGGGGCTGCGTGAACCTCGATCACCCGGCGACGTTCGAGAAGCTCGCCATGGACCCCAATTTAAAGCGCGCCGTGATCGAGGATTTGGACCGGTTTGTGAGGAGGAAAGATTATTACAAGAAAGTAGGCAAGGCTTGGAAACGAGGATACCTTCTGTACGGACCGCCGGGAACCGGAAAATCGAGCTTGGTGGCTGCTATGGCTAACTATTTGAAGTTCAAcgtgtatgatttggagctgaGCAATCTCTACTCCAATTCGGAATTGCGGCGAATGCTGCTCTGCACCAATAACAAGTCGATCATCGTGATCGAGGACATCGATTGCAGCGTGCAGTTGCACGACAGGGATAGGGAGATGGAGTCCGACGCTGCTGACGAGCAGTCCAACACTAAG TTGACTCTATCGGGACTATTGAACTTCATCGATGGATTGTGGTCGACTTGTGGAGACGAGAGGATAGTGATCTTCACAACCAATCACAAGGAGAAGCTTGACCCGGCCCTGTTAAGGCCGGGTCGGATGGATATGCATATTCACATGGGGTACTGCACCCCGGAAGGGTTTGAGGTGTTGGCGCTGAATTATTTGGGGATCCACCATCACCCCACGATGTTCCCGCTCATCAAGGACATGATTCGACAGTTTGAGGTCACCCCGGCCGAGATTGCGGAGCATTTGATGAGGCACGAGGATGTCGACCTCGCTCTTCAGGGAGTGCTTGATTTGCTCCACCAGAAGAAGCCACccaaaaatgatgaattattcCTCCACACCGATGCTATTGCTAGGGATAACAAAATTGGTGGAGATGCTGTTAAGGACAAGGGGAAAAAGGGGAATTTCTGGAAATCTGTCATCAAATTTCCCAGACAACTAGGCAACTAA
- the LOC131004160 gene encoding thioredoxin domain-containing protein PLP3B, whose protein sequence is MDPDSVKSTLSNLAFGNVMAAAARDYQKDLLAQGKANASSSVNNEVDLDELMDDPELEKLHADRIAALKKEAEKRQKLTMQGHGEYREITEGDFLGEVTGSEKVICHFYHREFYRCKIMDKHLKSLAPRHFTTKFVKLDAENAPFFVAKLGIKTLPCVILFRNGVASDRLVGFQDLGGKDDFPTRKLELFLLKKGIIEEKKRDEEDDDHLEGKRTSVRTSANTDSDSD, encoded by the exons ATGGACCCGGATTCAGTGAAATCGACTCTTTCTAATTTGGCTTTCGGCAATGTAATGGCTGCTGCAGCTCGCGATTACCAAAAG GATTTGCTGGCTCAAGGGAAAGCTAATGCATCAAGCTCTGTTAATAACGAAGTGGATCTGGATGAGCTTATGGAT GACCCTGAGCTGGAGAAATTGCATGCTGACAGGATTGCGGCTCTTAAG AAAGAAGCAGAGAAGCGGCAAAAATTGACAATGCAAGGTCATGGGGAATATAGGGAGATAACAGAAGGAGACTTTTTGGGTGAAGTTACTGGCAGTGAAAAAGTGATTTGTCATTTCTACCACCGAGAGTTCTATCGTTGCAA GATTATGGATAAGCACTTGAAGTCCCTTGCTCCTAGACACTTTACTACTAAATTCGTCAAATTGGATGCTGAG AATGCTCCTTTCTTTGTTGCTAAGCTTGGAATCAAGACATTGCCATGTGTCATACTATTTAG GAATGGAGTAGCATCAGATAGGCTAGTGGGGTTTCAAGACTTGGGGGGCAAAGATGATTTCCCCACAAGGAAGCTGGAACTTTTCCTCTTGAAGAAAG GAATTATCGAGGAGAAAAAACGAGATGAAGAGGACGATGATCATCTTGAAGGCAAACGCACATCAGTGAGAACATCGGCAAATACAGATTCGGACTCTGACTGA
- the LOC131004161 gene encoding bZIP transcription factor 11-like has translation MASPISSGSSSLQNCEENHDQLQTEMRKRKRMLSNRESARRSRMRKQKLLDDLTAQANHLRAENNHILTNINLITHLYLNMESENSVLRAQMSELNHRLHALNEIITCLSSHHEAAPASASASAAGSFQGDYIDQMISGGGTDDFFNPWTLIHVNQPIMASPNIFLY, from the coding sequence ATGGCTTCTCCAATCTCTTCAGGCTCGAGTTCCCTCCAAAATTGTGAAGAAAATCATGATCAGCTGCAGACAGAGATGAGGAAACGCAAGAGAATGCTGTCGAATCGAGAGTCGGCGAGGCGATCGCGGATGAGGAAGCAGAAGCTGCTGGATGATCTGACCGCTCAGGCGAATCATCTGAGGGCTGAAAACAACCATATTCTCACAAACATAAACCTCATAACGCATCTCTACTTGAACATGGAGTCCGAGAATTCAGTTCTCAGGGCTCAGATGTCTGAACTCAATCACAGGCTTCATGCCTTGAACGAGATCATCACCTGTTTGAGCTCACACCACGAAGCTGCACCTGCTTCTGCTTCTGCTTCTGCTGCTGGATCATTTCAAGGAGATTATATTGATCAGATGATAAGTGGTGGTGGGACTGATGATTTCTTCAACCCATGGACTTTGATCCATGTTAATCAGCCAATCATGGCTTCTCCTAATATTTTCTTGTactag
- the LOC131004162 gene encoding uncharacterized protein LOC131004162: protein MLPPSSAAKPPGAAAAADSSCWQFAWEAQSHASILRLLLFKANTKPSALCRDLKLSFHPQKALLTVSFWESEGQIETSVSVPVPRVLVDPESPLNSRVFDDHIEVKLVLLLPVDHPLVSNFDSILNVDDNSDKLLPLSVDSDLKKLSCMEEVHFYCRNCSSKLTKGLRCFKEMPSVNWREVADNWFGNCCCSFGGVSEKLVAEYAKSYTCVPGVCLLNSTSVALCTNDILGWKFHDMQSRQNIEPDVNPQSRYSSDTVSPNEVCKKVPADCCRNHSGGLLDIQSTKEIVFREDKPSADEENETLKNVVDSDSLSSTFAALQIEENKGLMNEETQNCHINCCTSNISETSSKVQMNEENVELLENQKLFLDGYLGNGFMVRSSELSKDFCWFNYLCPHCSCLLGAYPCFDDNVPLDGGIRLFKCYISTCVSSTGSSDAFASYSLERMFASQLLENAEDELSFRTIVRDIETKLPLLQIVILNPNSWECAGSLRSAEPVDKLVLHPVSRVLFSASGHGIDSMTLDEWMRKNQADEIYMFSSQISELTQVLELANCLTPPSCRSLQGLLLSSLRR from the exons ATGTTGCCACCTTCATCCGCCGCAAAACCGCCGGGTGCCGCCGCCGCAGCCGACTCTAGCTGCTGGCAGTTTGCATGGGAAGCTCAGTCGCACGCGTCAATCCTTCGACTACTCCTATTCAAAGCAAACACGAAGCCCTCAGCTCTGTGCAGAGACCTCAAACTCAGCTTTCACCCCCAAAAAGCTCTGCTTACGGTGTCGTTTTGGGAAAGCGAGGGCCAAATAGAGACCTCGGTTAGTGTTCCAGTGCCGCGGGTCTTAGTTGACCCGGAATCTCCGCTCAATTCAAGGGTTTTCGATGATCACATTGAGGTTAAGCTGGTTTTGTTACTTCCGGTCGACCACCCGCTTGTTTCTAATTTCGATTCTATCCTTAATGTCGACGACAACAGCGATAAGCTTCTTCCGCTTTCTGTGGATTCTG ATTTAAAGAAGTTGTCTTGTATGGAGGAGGTGCATTTCTACTGCAGAAATTGCTCGTCTAAGTTAACGAAGGGTCTCCG ATGTTTCAAGGAAATGCCTTCAGTTAACTGGAGAGAGGTTGCTGATAATTGGTTTGGAAACTGTTGCTGTTCATTTGGAGGTGTAAGTGAGAAGCTGGTTGCGGAATATGCGAAATCCTATACTTGTGTTCCAGGTGTATGCCTTTTGAATTCAACCTCTGTTGCTTTATGCACGAATGATATTTTGGGGTGGAAATTCCATGACATGCAGAGCAGGCAAAATATTGAGCCTGATGTAAATCCACAAAGCCGTTACTCTTCAGACACAGTTTCACCAAATGAGGTTTGTAAGAAAGTACCAGCAGATTGTTGCAGAAATCATAGTGGTGGGTTGCTGGATATTCAAAGCACGAAAGAAATCGTGTTCCGTGAAGATAAACCTTCAGCAGATGAGGAAAATGAGACTCTGAAGAACGTAGTTGACAGTGATAGTTTGTCATCCACCTTTGCTGCATTACAAATTGAAGAAAACAAAGGATTAATGAATGAAGAAACTCAAAACTGTCATATTAATTGTTGTACTTCAAATATTTCAGAAACCTCTTCTAAGGTGCAAATGAATGAAGAAAATGTTGAACTTCTTGAAAACCAGAAATTGTTTCTCGATGGTTATCTGGGGAATGGTTTTATGGTTCGGTCTTCTGAGCTTTCAAAAGATTTCTGCTGGTTCAACTATTTATGCCCACACTGTTCCTGTCTGCTTGGCGCATATCCTTGCTTTGATGATAATGTACCATTAGATGGCGGAATTCGCTTATTCAAATGCTATATTTCAACTTGCGTGTCTTCCACTGGATCCAGTGATGCATTTGC GAGTTACTCCCTGGAGAGAATGTTTGCCAGTCAGTTGCTCGAAAATGCAGAAGATGAATTATCGTTCAGGACAATAGTTAGAGACATTGAAACAAAATTGCCTTTGTTGCAAATTGTTATCCTGAATCCAAATTCTTGGGAATGTGCTGGAAGTTTGCGCTCTGCAGAACCAGTTGATAAGTTGGTTTTGCATCCTGTAAGTAGAGTGCTGTTCTCAGCCTCTGGTCATGGCATTGATTCAAT GACTTTGGATGAGTGGATGAGAAAGAATCAAGCAGATGAAATTTACATGTTCTCATCTCAAATATCCGAACTAACACAAGTGCTGGAGCTGGCCAACTGTCTAACTCCACCATCATGTAGGTCACTGCAGGGCTTACTTCTATCATCCCTAAGGAGATAA
- the LOC131004164 gene encoding dehydrin DHN1: MAQYGRQTDEYGNPVQRPGGGTDDSTAAHMTDQYGVTGAHGGKVTHGTDYGTTGGGTTGAHKTDQYGATGTTGAVGTHGAGVPGTTGAYATHGGTGMTEGGGHRRSGSSSSSEDDGQGGRRKKGIKEKIKEKLPGGKTEEQSYGTTTMPGGVGYGEEHHEKKGMMEKIKEKLPGNH, encoded by the exons ATGGCGCAATACGGCAGACAGACCGACGAGTACGGCAACCCCGTCCAACGCCCCGGTGGAGGCACCGATGACTCCACCGCCGCCCACATGACGGACCAGTACGGTGTTACCGGCGCTCACGGTGGAAAGGTTACTCATGGAACCGACTACGGGACTACCGGCGGAGGCACCACTGGTGCGCATAAGACCGACCAGTACGGCGCCACCGGAACCACCGGGGCGGTCGGCACTCACGGTGCTGGGGTTCCGGGGACCACCGGAGCATATGCGACTCACGGCGGCACTGGGATGACGGAGGGCGGCGGGCACCGGCGCTCTGGCAGCTCCAGCAGCTCG GAGGACGACGGGCAAGGCGggagaaggaagaaggggaTCAAGGAGAAGATCAAGGAGAAGCTTCCCGGCGGCAAGACGGAGGAGCAGAGCTACGGCACCACCACCATGCCGGGCGGCGTGGGATATGGAGAGGAGCATCATGAGAAGAAGGGAATGATGGAGAAGATCAAGGAGAAGCTGCCCGGCAACCATTAA